The following proteins are encoded in a genomic region of Oncorhynchus kisutch isolate 150728-3 linkage group LG18, Okis_V2, whole genome shotgun sequence:
- the LOC109909365 gene encoding gem-associated protein 4-like — MNQDSWLSCEKTAILQGGFLLANRLCQPASLSALQKEDWSKVGHPILQAVREICGQERGSCLSSVHWKKKIICVLWSKLLGRESEEDMEIGWRENPFFSLQNSLPDINRTVMFELVKLKGFSQIYAQLLLCLPSSHLSSELEKLVQHITRNSTEEDVRVLLEVWWELWKGREGRREDDLDTVFTNQWTRLPNTTGLSPHAAKRFKSNPDTPTSTPSTNDVLSILFHALEQVKEHLSTSDLCYRALSNCLDSLYTSHLIDQAIILPAEVQLQSLNSAVTVRKRHAGIEKFDLVQVISGAHSDLKAAHTPSQFKPCGMTLMQALQTVSQLTQAWEKRGLLEMTDSCDPSVLARRLKSCLARVLESLEELSMSETMDEGERQTLNNVQSTFRGLLVSLSFPDTESNAGEMAHIAVAIINHRLEGFQDFTMLFATELSWSLSVEEWISCLERNKNAFQRKDIVMKLVSTLIAKCQIDTEEVEHCRKLKDIIVNIFAELPLAEKNTTLAEMLTCSKKGLQGSLPQAVMEGFSEELNMTFNCIIQGGSAQNNLSLAVAAIARVAFQNPEATLRRCCHLAVVNHGAHSLLSKILQQLPGLRGGAPGCTEGTGSSAGSLLCSCLQDTAMTKLSSAKEEDQFLHFLVALMQPSISESGQSFLHPEEVVCAFVLPHLSPSGSSTCSLELCLHLLHSAFSLDFQDASPHWVMNCSPFPLLCVLCQLLNEGCGCWELPAEGASRHLSMESKVLLVTVLTALGKVVGREVASAPNTWSRALFWLYNKVEALDWTVRFHLKVVWGDHFKNEVPSSLLAVCELPEQEWSGLKLAQYGQGTGLLAWMECCALSDEVQDTMLTSLALDQHRPDDVNMFSKGLLVAVTQTLPWCTVAEWGRLLRAMRELLRSGRLHVPYSLEYVDFLPLLDLRPFSCELRLSVLLLRVLQLLCGSSCKDWLSGQGWAHVGLLYASAMREIIDSLRGKLSPSSSNKDPKEERAATTTASQEVLFVLSQLFCHVQHIQVMMPGGQCESLFLCALEILTHYEAVLAAHPSCCSHLETKNTRHFFTTITDNLDSAEMKAVFYQKIAQLSSSG; from the exons ATGAATCAAG ATTCCTGGCTGAGCTGTGAGAAGACTGCCATTCTCCAGGGAGGCTTTCTGTTGGCCAACAGATTGTGCCAGCCAGCGTCACTCAGTGCCCTGCagaaggaggactggagtaaggttgGCCACCCAATTCTACAGGCTGTCAGAGAAATATGTGGGCAGGAGCGAGGTAGCTGTCTGAGCAGTGTTCACTGGAAGAAGAAAATCATCTGCGTCTTATGGAGCAAATTACTGGGGCGGGAGAGCGAAGAGGACATGGAAATCGGCTGGAGGGAGAATCCATTCTTCTCTCTGCAGAACAGTCTACCTGACATTAACCGAACAGTGATGTTTGAGCTGGTCAAGTTGAAAGGCTTCTCTCAGATCTACGCCCAGCTGCTTTTGTGTCTGCCGTCGTCCCACCTGAGTTCTGAGCTAGAGAAGCTAGTTCAACACATCACCCGAAACAGCACTGAGGAGGACGTCCGCGTCCTGCTGGAGGTGTGGTGGGAGCTCTGGAAGGGCAGGGAGGGAAGGCGAGAGGACGACCTAGATACGGTCTTTACTAACCAGTGGACCCGCCTCCCCAACACCACTGGCCTCTCGCCTCATGCTGCCAAGAGATTCAAGTCAAACCCAGATACCCCAACATCAACACCATCCACCAATGATGTGCTGTCCATTCTTTTTCATGCTCTGGAGCAGGTGAAAGAGCATCTGAGCACCTCTGACCTTTGCTACCGTGCCCTATCCAACTGCCTCGACTCCCTGTACACCTCACATCTGATAGACCAAGCGATCATCCTCCCAGCTGAGGTGCAACTTCAGAGCCTGAACAGTGCGGTGACTGTCAGAAAGAGGCATGCTGGGATAGAGAAGTTTGATCTGGTCCAGGTGATAAGCGGGGCCCACAGTGACCTGAAGGCAGCCCACACACCCTCCCAGTTTAAACCCTGTGGAATGACACTAATGCAAGCACTGCAGACTGTCTCACAGCTCACTCAGGCCTGGGAGAAGAGAGGGCTGCTGGAGATGACAGACAGCTGTGACCCCAGTGTCTTGGCACGCCGTCTGAAAAGCTGTCTGGCCAGAGTGCTCGAGTCCCTAGAGGAACTTTCCATGTCTGAGACCATGGATGAGGGTGAGCGCCAGACACTGAACAATGTGCAAAGCACTTTTAGAGGCTTGTTAGTCTCACTGTCCTTCCCCGACACAGAGAGCAACGCTGGGGAAATGGCCCACATTGCCGTAGCCATCATTAACCACCGCTTGGAGGGCTTCCAAGATTTCACTATGCTATTTGCAACTGAACTGAGCTGGTCCCTGAGTGTGGAGGAGTGGATCAGCTGTCTGGAGAGAAACAAAAACGCATTCCAGCGAAAGGACATTGTCATGAAATTAGTCTCCACTCTCATTGCAAAGTGCCAAATAGATACTGAAGAAGTAGAGCACTGCAGAAAGCTGAAGGACATTATTGTGAACATTTTCGCAGAGCTCCCCTTAGCTGAGAAAAACACAACATTAGCGGAAATGCTAACCTGCTCTAAGAAGGGTCTCCAGGGCTCTCTGCCCCAGGCTGTGATGGAGGGCTTTAGTGAGGAGCTCAACATGACGTTCAACTGCATCATCCAGGGTGGATCGGCGCAGAACAACCTCAGCTTGGCCGTGGCCGCCATAGCCCGCGTGGCCTTTCAGAACCCCGAGGCCACCCTGCGTCGGTGCTGCCATCTAGCGGTGGTGAACCATGGGGCCCACAGCCTCCTCTCCAAGATACTCCAGCAACTCCCAGGGCTGAGGGGAGGTGCCCCCGGTTGCACAGAGGGGACGGGCAGCTCTGCGGGGAgcttactgtgcagctgtcttcaagATACTGCCATGACTAAACTGTCCTCGGCTAAGGAGGAGGACCAGTTCCTGCACTTCCTGGTTGCACTGATGCAGCCGAGCATTTCCGAGAGCGGACAGAGTTTCCTGCACCCTGAAGAGGTTGTGTGTGCCTTCGTCCTgcctcacctctccccctctggCTCTAGCACCTGCAGCCTGGAGCTGTGCCTGCATTTGCTCcactctgcattttctctggatTTCCAGGATGCATCACCACACTGGGTCATGAACTGCTCCCCGTTCCCCCTCCTTTGCGTCCTCTGCCAGCTCCTGAATGAGGGCTGCGGGTGCTGGGAGCTTCCTGCAGAGGGCGCATCACGTCACTTATCCATGGAGTCCAAGGTGCTGCTCGTCACTGTGCTGACTGCATTGGGCAAGGTGGTGGGACGGGAGGTGGCCTCAGCCCCCAACACCTGGTCCAGAGCCCTTTTCTGGCTCTACAATAAGGTGGAGGCCCTGGACTGGACTGTTCGCTTCCACCTGAAGGTAGTGTGGGGGGATCACTTCAAAAACGAGGTGCCGTCCTCACTGTTGGCTGTGTGCGAGCTGCCGGAGCAGGAGTGGTCTGGCCTAAAGTTGGCCCAGTATGGGCAGGGCACAGGGCTGCTGGCGTGGATGGAGTGCTGCGCTCTCTCTGACGAGGTTCAGGACACCATGCTGACCTCTCTGGCTCTGGACCAGCATCGGCCCGACGACGTCAACATGTTCAGCAAAGGCCTGCTGGTGGCTGTGACACAGACCCTACCCTGGTGCACCGTCGCAGAGTGGGGCAGGCTGCTGAGAGCCATGCGAGAGCTGCTCCGCTCAGGTCGTCTCCACGTGCCTTACTCTCTGGAGTACGTGGACTTTCTCCCCCTGCTGGACCTGCGGCCGTTCTCCTGCGAGCTGCGTCTGTCCGTGCTACTGCTGCGTGTCCTCCAGCTGCTCTGCGGCTCCAGCTGCAAAGACTGGCTTTCCGGCCAGGGCTGGGCCCACGTGGGGCTGCTGTACGCCAGCGCCATGAGAGAGATCATAGACTCCCTGAGGGGAAAGCTTTCGCCGTCTTCCTCCAACAAAGACCCAAAAGAAGAGAGGGCAGCTACCACCACTGCCAGCCAGGAGGTGCTGTTTGTACTGAGCCAGCTCTTCTGCCATGTGCAGCACATTCAAGTGATGATGCCCGGCGGTCAGTGTGAGTCCCTGTTCCTGTGTGCCCTGGAGATCCTGACCCACTACGAGGCAGTACTGGCCGCACACCCCAGCTGCTGCTCCCACCTGGAGACCAAGAACACTCGCCACTTCTTCACCACCATCACAGACAACCTGGACAGTGCCGAGATGAAGGCTGTGTTTTATCAGAAAATTGCTCAGCTGTCATCTTCAGGTTGA
- the LOC109908941 gene encoding TLC domain-containing protein 3A isoform X1, producing MYMLACGVVFFPGLFFISRKVLESTFKNWNDADVFVVSERLLSSIHATLATIVGFIIATASNDVMSDRHRLTNEFVWFGAPYMAFDIYAMYLSNYHSQKVRGHKAYMKHSLLTIKLFLLRHPLLVFHHMVLLTVFMPITLFLRTGLGGDFFIGCFFMAEFSTPFVSLGTVLIQLGLEDSWLHRVNGVMVLLSFFTCRILLFPYMYWVYGQQYTIPFHKVPFHLQLQCNLANLSLLAPQIYWFVLLCCKAYRLYLCQTGSTGQPSHKDGSKTD from the exons ATGTATATGTTAGCTTGTGGCGTTGTATTTTTCCCGGGACTGTTCTTCATATCCAGGAAAGTGCTTGAATCCACTTTCAAAAATTGGAATGATGCAGATGTGTTTGTGGTCAGCGAAAG GTTGCTGTCCTCTATCCATGCAACTCTGGCTACTATTGTTGGGTTCATAATTGCTACTGCCTCCAATGATGTGATGTCTGACAG GCACAGACTGACCAATGAATTTGTGTGGTTTGGCGCCCCTTACATGGCCTTTGATATCTACGCCATGTATCTGAGTAACTACCACAGTCAAAAGGTCAGAGGGCACAAGGCGTACATGAAGCACTCCCTCCTTACCATCAAGCTGTTCCTCCTCCGGCATCCCCTGCTGGTGTTTCATCACATGGTCCTCCTCACGGTCTTTATGCCCATCACTCTG TTCCTCAGGACCGGTCTAGGTGGAGACTTCTTCATTGGCTGTTTCTTCATGGCTGAATTCAGCACTCCATTTGTCTCATTAGGAACGGTTTTGATCCAG TTGGGACTAGAGGACTCATGGCTTCACAGAGTCAATGGTGTGATGGTTCTGCTGAGTTTCTTCACCTGCCGTATCCTGCTCTTTCCCTACATGTACTGGGTGTATGGTCAGCAGTACACCATTCCCTTCCACAAAGTGCCTTTCCATCTACAGCTCCAGTGCAACTTAGCCAACCTATCCTTACTAGCACCTCAGATCTACTGGTTTGTGCTGCTGTGTTGCAAGGCCTATCGCCTCTACCTGTGTCAGACTGGGTCAACGGGTCAACCTTCTCATAAAGATGGCTCAAAGACAGATTAG
- the LOC109908941 gene encoding TLC domain-containing protein 3A isoform X2, whose amino-acid sequence MYMLACGVVFFPGLFFISRKVLESTFKNWNDADVFVVSERHRLTNEFVWFGAPYMAFDIYAMYLSNYHSQKVRGHKAYMKHSLLTIKLFLLRHPLLVFHHMVLLTVFMPITLFLRTGLGGDFFIGCFFMAEFSTPFVSLGTVLIQLGLEDSWLHRVNGVMVLLSFFTCRILLFPYMYWVYGQQYTIPFHKVPFHLQLQCNLANLSLLAPQIYWFVLLCCKAYRLYLCQTGSTGQPSHKDGSKTD is encoded by the exons ATGTATATGTTAGCTTGTGGCGTTGTATTTTTCCCGGGACTGTTCTTCATATCCAGGAAAGTGCTTGAATCCACTTTCAAAAATTGGAATGATGCAGATGTGTTTGTGGTCAGCGAAAG GCACAGACTGACCAATGAATTTGTGTGGTTTGGCGCCCCTTACATGGCCTTTGATATCTACGCCATGTATCTGAGTAACTACCACAGTCAAAAGGTCAGAGGGCACAAGGCGTACATGAAGCACTCCCTCCTTACCATCAAGCTGTTCCTCCTCCGGCATCCCCTGCTGGTGTTTCATCACATGGTCCTCCTCACGGTCTTTATGCCCATCACTCTG TTCCTCAGGACCGGTCTAGGTGGAGACTTCTTCATTGGCTGTTTCTTCATGGCTGAATTCAGCACTCCATTTGTCTCATTAGGAACGGTTTTGATCCAG TTGGGACTAGAGGACTCATGGCTTCACAGAGTCAATGGTGTGATGGTTCTGCTGAGTTTCTTCACCTGCCGTATCCTGCTCTTTCCCTACATGTACTGGGTGTATGGTCAGCAGTACACCATTCCCTTCCACAAAGTGCCTTTCCATCTACAGCTCCAGTGCAACTTAGCCAACCTATCCTTACTAGCACCTCAGATCTACTGGTTTGTGCTGCTGTGTTGCAAGGCCTATCGCCTCTACCTGTGTCAGACTGGGTCAACGGGTCAACCTTCTCATAAAGATGGCTCAAAGACAGATTAG